In Gemmatimonas sp., one genomic interval encodes:
- a CDS encoding multicopper oxidase domain-containing protein encodes MLARPWSYLFVAALTTWLGFGTKATPVADANDNRRAAGRKVADTMFVDLDIRMARWYPEGESGDVVEGPVIGEVGRAPQVPAPLIRVRAGTVIMARMTNALADSAVTWRGLNSKPGFDSITLKPGQTTTRRFVAGAPGTYVYGAQVGVVNWDVREREQTYGAFVIDSIGARTDDRIFVMNVWGDGTVERYRSALAINGRGWPYTERITAQTGDTLRWRIVNGTIRPHPMHLHGFYFKLLAKADQERVTARAKAKQPMLVTELMDPFTTMDMEWVAARSGNWLFHCHLAFHAVADSRFTPGVNAHDHHSGDAAKHMAGLVMGISVTDRVRTVAARRPAPRTMRLHVQEGARRGKSERALGFVLQEGASPSADSVNIPGSPLILTRGQPTDITVINHLKESTAVHWHGIELESFFDGVAGWSGAPGKHAPAIAPADSFIARLTLPRAGTFIYHTHLNDVVQLTSGLYGGIVVLEPGQRYNPARDHLFVVGWDGPDEPARLLVNGDSAPPPKVLERGITHRLRFVFIGAVNGNTLTLSDSTGPVTWRAVARDGFEMPAAQRELLPAKFRGWAGQTWDFEFQADRPGVYRLTFGNPATPVWAGELLVR; translated from the coding sequence ATGCTCGCTCGCCCCTGGTCGTATCTGTTCGTGGCCGCACTCACCACATGGTTGGGGTTTGGCACCAAGGCGACACCAGTCGCCGACGCCAACGACAACCGGCGCGCGGCGGGACGGAAAGTGGCCGACACGATGTTCGTCGACCTCGATATCCGGATGGCGCGCTGGTACCCCGAGGGGGAGAGCGGCGACGTGGTGGAAGGGCCGGTGATCGGCGAAGTCGGACGCGCGCCGCAGGTGCCGGCGCCGCTGATCCGCGTGCGTGCCGGTACCGTGATCATGGCGCGCATGACCAACGCACTGGCCGATTCCGCAGTGACGTGGCGGGGACTCAACAGCAAACCCGGCTTCGACTCGATCACGCTCAAACCCGGCCAGACCACTACCCGTCGCTTCGTGGCCGGCGCCCCCGGCACCTACGTTTACGGCGCACAGGTCGGCGTCGTGAACTGGGACGTGCGCGAACGCGAGCAGACGTACGGCGCGTTCGTCATCGACTCCATCGGCGCGCGTACCGACGATCGCATCTTCGTGATGAACGTGTGGGGTGACGGTACGGTCGAGCGCTATCGGAGTGCCCTCGCCATCAATGGACGCGGCTGGCCCTACACCGAGCGCATCACGGCGCAGACCGGCGATACGCTGCGCTGGCGCATCGTGAACGGCACGATCCGTCCGCATCCCATGCATCTGCACGGGTTCTATTTCAAGTTGTTGGCGAAGGCCGACCAGGAACGTGTCACGGCGCGCGCGAAGGCAAAGCAGCCGATGCTCGTGACCGAGTTGATGGACCCCTTTACGACGATGGACATGGAGTGGGTGGCGGCGCGCTCGGGGAACTGGCTCTTTCACTGCCATCTGGCCTTTCACGCCGTCGCCGACTCGCGCTTCACGCCCGGCGTCAACGCCCACGATCATCACTCCGGTGACGCGGCCAAACACATGGCCGGACTGGTGATGGGTATTTCCGTGACCGATCGCGTGCGCACGGTGGCTGCGCGCCGCCCCGCGCCGCGAACGATGCGGCTGCACGTGCAGGAAGGCGCGCGGCGCGGCAAGTCGGAACGGGCGCTGGGCTTCGTGCTGCAAGAGGGTGCATCGCCGTCGGCCGACTCGGTCAACATCCCTGGCTCTCCCTTGATCCTCACGCGCGGACAGCCCACCGACATCACTGTCATCAATCATCTCAAGGAGTCGACCGCCGTGCACTGGCATGGTATCGAACTGGAGAGCTTTTTCGACGGCGTGGCCGGATGGAGCGGTGCGCCGGGGAAACACGCGCCTGCGATCGCACCGGCTGATTCGTTCATCGCGCGACTCACGCTTCCACGAGCCGGCACCTTTATCTACCACACGCACCTCAACGACGTCGTGCAGCTCACGTCGGGACTCTATGGCGGCATCGTCGTGCTCGAACCAGGGCAGCGCTACAACCCGGCGCGCGATCACCTATTCGTGGTGGGATGGGATGGCCCCGATGAACCCGCGCGCCTCCTTGTGAACGGCGACTCGGCCCCGCCACCCAAGGTGCTGGAACGCGGTATTACCCATCGCCTGCGCTTCGTCTTCATCGGCGCCGTGAACGGCAACACGCTCACGCTCTCCGACAGCACAGGCCCCGTCACCTGGCGCGCCGTGGCCCGCGATGGCTTCGAAATGCCCGCCGCTCAGCGCGAACTGCTTCCCGCCAAATTCCGAGGCTGGGCCGGCCAAACGTGGGACTTCGAATTCCAAGCCGACCGCCCGGGCGTCTATCGACTCACATTTGGCAACCCCGCCACACCCGTGTGGGCGGGCGAGCTCTTAGTGCGCTGA